The following DNA comes from Apis cerana isolate GH-2021 linkage group LG14, AcerK_1.0, whole genome shotgun sequence.
CTGTAAAATATTGCGAAGTGAGAAGACTTtgtcgtgaaaaaaattttcgtcgtgaaaaataaaaaaaagggaagaggagCACGCGACCGAGGAAATTTCGTAGGGGCGCAGCGCGGCTCGCGTTTAAAAATGTTGGAAAATCGCTTTGaacttttatcgaaataaacgtCGAATTATTCACGGATCGTGGCTCGTGCAGGGAGATTGAAATTTCGCGAGATTAATTGCAGGATTggcgatatttattaaaaccgtttcgaaaataatcgtGTCGCACGAGGGGGCTATTCGACCTCGCAGCCAAGGCGACGAGTGGTTTCCGAGCTCGCTCCAATTAACGACAATTTTACACTCGTGCGCGATCACATCGACGAGCACGAATACCACGGTTGTTCCGCTCGCgcgcgttttctttttttttttttttgcatctgtgaaagaaaaaaaagaagaaaatcgcgCCTCGAGAAGTAATCGCAAGTAAGACGCAACGCGTGGTCGAGAGCTCCTCGAGGGGGAGAAACGAGAGGGTGAGAGTTACGGTGATTAAAAAAAGCTGTGTTGATTATTTGCACTACTTACGTCCCGTGGGATGAGGGTTTGTTTCAAACGTAGAATCTTTGCTCTGCATATCACGCATCTCAAAGGTAAAAGCCTCTGCGACACGGCCATTTGTATCGTCTTGACGAAGCAACGCCTGTGATCGAAACGGAAAATATAGGGTAATATAACcgtgttatataaattgttgatCCAGAAAGAAAATCTCTTTTACCTGCAAACGACCCGATGACCACACGGAGCTGTTTGCATCGTGGCTCTGGCATTCACACAGATCACGCACTATGAAggaagaaagtaaaattttaaaattaaaatttcatttcaacaaactgtaattaattaattaattaattaattccaccTTTCTCGGCCGCCACGTTTGAGATCCACGCGACCGATTCGCGCGAAGAGGCGAAAGATAAAATCCGATGAAATCCCTTCGGGAGTTTCCGGTCAGAGGAAATTTAACAAACGAGTAACAATTTCGAAAAGCAGGATCCCTCCAGGATAACAATTCTTCCAAGGAAGAACGGAGTTTCGTCGTAAGGATCGGGATTCAAATGGATGGAATGTTCATCGCACATGGATGTTTGAAAGAAAACACCAAAActcgaagaagaattttttcttttcttttcttttatcaaatcgatttattccaacattttaatctaaattacgTACAGTAGTCCCTTGACCATATCTAAAACGATCCTACTTATAACTGTTTCATAGTTATGACGAACCATGGTGAACGAGTGTTGTTCCTAGTTtgctgaaaaaaagaaaaaaggaagaatacaTCATACCACTTAATATCATTCCGATCGATAACTCGTTAAATTCTCATCGacgcgtatatttttttccacgtaCCCGAACTTCCACCAGCACCAGCTTTCGCGCCAGCTCCAAAGTTAACACCCATGCTAACTCCACCTTCCACACCACCTCCCATACCGCCGCTTCCTCCTGGCATAGCAGGATTTTGCGCCGCTCTTCTACTTCTCACTTGAGACGGCCTATTTGGCACGTCGCCTCCCATCTCGTCCATACTTCCTCGCATAGGACTTTGAGCCGCTCTCTTGCTCCTCAATCGAGACGCGCCACCTCCCGCGCCACCTCCAACGCCACCTCCAAAGCTACCTCCAACGCTACCTCCCATCCCACCTCCCATGTCGCCCATACCACCCGGCATAGGCATGTTTTGAGCGGCTCTCTTGCTCCTCAACCGAGACGCGCCACCTCCTGCACCACCTCCCGCGCCACCTCCAATGCTACCTCCAACGCTACCTCCCATCCCACCTCCCATTCCACCTCCCATGTCGCCCATACCACCCGGCATAGGCATGTTTTGAGCGGCTCTCTTGCTCCTCGATTCCTCCAGATTCGACAATCCTTGAGTTCCCTGATCGATTACGTCATCTTCATAAGGGAGCCCCGACGGAGGAGGTCCAGACGGAGGAGGTCCGGGCGGAGGTGGACCGTGCGGAGGTGGACCGTGAGGAGGGCCAGCATCGTCAGGGCTACGTTTCTCCCGACTGCTGCTATCGCTAGAAATGCTCGAGTATTCGGACGACAATGCTCCGACCaactaatttaaaagtattatttattgttaagcTGGATCGAGTTTTTgcaataatcgataatattcgaTTAGGAAGGATTCGAGCTAAATAAATGTGTTGCTTACGGAGAGGCCGAGGAGAGCAATGGCGATGAAGAGAAGAAGATGCTTCATGTTCACCGACGTTTTGACACTGGACATTATACCGCGCGGATATTTAATCCCGGCTGGAATTACGCGAAAACTGGAGGTGGCACTGGAGAGGGATCGGTTAATAAGGGAATCACGGACGTTCTCATTCTTCCTTCCATCGTATTTTTTCCATTGTGGTGTGATCGCAACTTGtatttttcctttgtttttcGCCGCGGGAATAACAAGCGGAAACAATGGAAGGATTTTTCGTGGCCGTGGTGGTGTTCTTCTTCGAGGTGTCGTACAAAGATGGACGGATGATAATTGGTGTCGTGTCGTTATCTAGTTATCACTCGTCCAATCGTTTATCTAACGCTCTTTTAACaacaaatttatcttttcccAGGAAGTCAATTTGCTGGTAATGACAACAATGCCGAGTGATTTTCAAGTTGCGTAACCATTTATTAACTCCGAcagttttgttttttatttaatataagaaatatacatcAATCGATCTCTTCCGATGCATCTTTGTTGTTTCTTTCGTTCACATTGTCAAATATCTCGAATATCTCTTGGAGAATCGAGTTGTGCATTGCGTGCATGCACACTGAACGTAACAGTCGAGTCGAACTCCAAGTTTAAAGCAATTCATCCAGTGCGGCATTGTTTAATCCTCGGACGATATTCGAAACGAGCGTGGTTGCACCCAAACGcgacataattaaaaacagaaGATGTCCATCGTTCGATCGTTGAAGGATTATCTTGCCAAGGATTATAATCGACACGACCACGAGCGAAGTAGCGTCGAttaaattggaatattaataGCAGCTCGAGGGTGGATAGATACGTCAGGAGTCGCAGGGTCGTCGTAGCTACCACTTTGTCAGCTTCGTTAATCGACTTTCGCGAGCCATTGAGCAAGCCTATTCGCTcggaaattgtaatttttctggACCAACGACTGTCTTCGAAAGAAAGGCTTGCCTCTCTTGTGCAGCCTTCGGTCCATTTGACCGTCGAAAATTGCACCCTCTGTGTGTGTGTCGTCGGACCCTCGTTCGAtgcatttaatttcattctggGTCACTGTACTTCTCccatcttattttctttcgagcCCGTGATCGCGAAaacaagtttttaaaataatttggccATTAATTTTCACGAGATCAAATTCCCCACCCCTCCCCccggaaaatattttccactcgaGAAAGCGAATCCATCTTAACCAGTTCTCTATTCAATCCTTGGATgaatcgaaaaggaaaaagagaaaactgtacaaaatatcgaaatctCGAGATTAATTTCACGATTAATTCTTGGAATTATCAAGAGATTCCTTCCCTTTCTTCGAAATCTTATTTCCACCCTCGCCAATCAAcgcctttctctcctcctttgGCGAAAATGACGAATTAGGCTTTGGATTGTGCTTTTTGTCCCAGCCGGCGAGGTAACGAGGTTACCTCGGGCAA
Coding sequences within:
- the LOC108000999 gene encoding uncharacterized protein LOC108000999 translates to MSSVKTSVNMKHLLLFIAIALLGLSLVGALSSEYSSISSDSSSREKRSPDDAGPPHGPPPHGPPPPGPPPSGPPPSGLPYEDDVIDQGTQGLSNLEESRSKRAAQNMPMPGGMGDMGGGMGGGMGGSVGGSIGGGAGGGAGGGASRLRSKRAAQNMPMPGGMGDMGGGMGGSVGGSFGGGVGGGAGGGASRLRSKRAAQSPMRGSMDEMGGDVPNRPSQVRSRRAAQNPAMPGGSGGMGGGVEGGVSMGVNFGAGAKAGAGGSSAN